The following proteins are encoded in a genomic region of Planococcus lenghuensis:
- the trxB gene encoding thioredoxin-disulfide reductase produces MAEEKVFDVIIIGAGPAGLTAAVYTSRANLSTLMLERGVPGGQMVNTEEIENYPGFDHILGPDLSTKMYEHAQKFGAEYAYGDVSEITDEGDYKRVKAGSKEYKARAIIISSGAEYKKLGVPGEQEFSGRGVSYCAVCDGAFFKEKELVVVGGGDSAVEEGIYLTRFASKVTIVHRRDELRAQKIIQDRAFKNDKIDFIWNTTVDEIRGQEGKVSGVLLKSTEDESDRTFKAEGVFIYIGMLPLTKPFQSLGILNDEGYVKTNDQMETSVPGIYAAGDVREKTLRQVVTATGDGSIAAQAAQHYIEELKEKAGVEA; encoded by the coding sequence ATGGCGGAAGAGAAAGTATTTGATGTCATTATTATTGGTGCGGGGCCAGCTGGACTGACAGCGGCAGTTTATACATCACGCGCAAACTTATCCACGCTTATGCTGGAGCGCGGAGTGCCGGGCGGCCAGATGGTCAACACCGAAGAAATTGAAAACTATCCGGGGTTCGATCACATTCTCGGACCGGATCTTTCTACTAAAATGTATGAACATGCACAAAAATTTGGTGCCGAATATGCATATGGTGACGTCTCAGAAATTACAGACGAAGGCGATTATAAACGGGTAAAAGCAGGATCGAAAGAATACAAAGCACGCGCAATCATCATATCTTCCGGCGCTGAATACAAAAAGCTCGGCGTGCCGGGCGAACAGGAATTCAGCGGACGCGGTGTCAGCTACTGTGCTGTCTGTGACGGAGCTTTCTTTAAAGAAAAAGAATTGGTGGTCGTCGGAGGCGGAGATTCCGCTGTGGAAGAAGGGATTTATCTCACCCGGTTTGCCAGCAAAGTAACCATAGTTCACCGGCGTGACGAGCTCAGGGCGCAAAAAATTATTCAGGACCGGGCCTTTAAGAACGATAAGATCGATTTCATCTGGAATACAACAGTGGATGAAATCAGAGGACAGGAAGGCAAAGTAAGTGGAGTCCTGCTGAAATCAACAGAAGATGAATCCGACCGGACGTTTAAAGCGGAGGGTGTATTCATCTATATCGGCATGCTTCCACTGACTAAACCGTTCCAATCGCTTGGAATTCTGAATGATGAAGGCTACGTCAAAACAAATGACCAGATGGAAACAAGCGTTCCAGGTATCTATGCGGCAGGAGATGTCCGTGAAAAGACACTTCGCCAAGTTGTGACAGCGACAGGCGATGGCAGTATTGCTGCACAGGCTGCACAGCATTATATTGAAGAATTGAAAGAAAAAGCAGGAGTCGAAGCCTGA
- a CDS encoding NUDIX domain-containing protein, with amino-acid sequence MQRIANLLVIQDGQVLLLKKPRRGWYVAPGGKMEPGESIYEAAVREFTEETEAVPVGTHLKGVYTMVIKEDGKVIDEWMLFTFAASGLLGRPAEENREGVLEWHPVSSLQTLPMAEGDRTNLLFAAHQAGTQYGTFTYTPDFSLIRETIQYSDGGVKANGTD; translated from the coding sequence GTGCAGCGAATTGCAAATCTATTAGTGATACAAGACGGACAGGTATTGCTATTAAAGAAACCAAGACGCGGTTGGTATGTCGCACCGGGCGGTAAAATGGAGCCGGGAGAGTCGATTTATGAAGCAGCGGTCCGTGAATTTACAGAAGAAACAGAAGCAGTGCCAGTCGGGACTCATTTAAAAGGCGTTTATACAATGGTTATTAAAGAAGATGGAAAAGTGATTGACGAATGGATGCTTTTTACTTTTGCAGCCAGCGGATTGCTCGGAAGACCGGCTGAGGAAAATAGAGAAGGCGTGCTTGAATGGCATCCGGTTTCCAGCTTACAAACCTTGCCGATGGCTGAAGGCGACCGGACAAATTTACTGTTTGCTGCTCATCAGGCGGGGACGCAATATGGAACATTTACTTACACACCGGATTTTTCACTCATCCGGGAAACGATTCAGTATTCGGATGGAGGAGTGAAAGCCAATGGGACCGACTGA
- the rapZ gene encoding RNase adapter RapZ, with the protein MGPTDQQTELIIITGMSGAGKTVAIQSFEDLGFFTIDNLPPELLPTFLQLMRDSGKSMKRVAAVMDLRGGNFFDSLLDATEKLENDPHVSLQIVFLDADNQTLVSRYKETRRSHPLSSGGLVLEGIKKERDMLMELQGKARYIYNTTGMNPRELKERITADFGASEENVFTINVMSFGFKHGIPIDADLVFDVRFLPNPYYIEELKPQSGLDNPVSEYVLEQQETQELIGKLTDLFEFMIPQYKREGKAQLTIAFGCTGGQHRSVTLAEYYGKILGSTDRTIVTHRDVKTRKA; encoded by the coding sequence ATGGGACCGACTGATCAACAAACAGAGCTGATTATCATAACGGGTATGTCAGGAGCAGGCAAGACCGTGGCTATCCAGAGTTTTGAAGACTTAGGCTTTTTCACAATTGATAATCTGCCGCCCGAACTGCTGCCGACTTTCCTGCAGCTGATGAGGGATTCAGGCAAGTCAATGAAACGGGTTGCAGCGGTGATGGATCTCCGTGGCGGCAATTTTTTTGACAGCCTGCTTGATGCAACTGAAAAACTTGAAAATGATCCGCATGTCTCCCTTCAGATTGTGTTTTTAGATGCTGATAACCAAACACTTGTAAGCCGCTATAAGGAAACAAGGCGCTCGCACCCGCTATCCAGCGGGGGACTTGTACTGGAAGGTATCAAAAAAGAACGGGACATGCTGATGGAACTGCAGGGGAAAGCCCGGTATATCTATAATACGACAGGTATGAACCCGCGGGAGCTGAAAGAGCGGATCACTGCTGATTTTGGTGCGTCGGAAGAAAATGTTTTCACGATTAATGTCATGTCATTCGGGTTTAAACACGGCATTCCAATAGATGCCGACCTGGTTTTTGATGTGCGTTTTCTGCCCAATCCCTATTATATTGAAGAGCTGAAACCACAGTCAGGTCTGGATAATCCGGTTTCGGAATATGTGCTCGAGCAGCAGGAGACTCAGGAATTGATCGGTAAGTTGACTGATCTTTTTGAGTTTATGATTCCGCAGTATAAACGGGAAGGGAAAGCGCAGCTGACCATTGCATTCGGCTGTACCGGCGGTCAACATCGGTCGGTGACATTAGCGGAATACTATGGAAAAATACTCGGAAGTACGGATCGGACAATTGTAACTCACCGGGATGTTAAGACAAGGAAGGCGTGA
- a CDS encoding gluconeogenesis factor YvcK family protein has product MERLTPQKKVVIIGGGTGLSTLLRGLKELDLDLTAVVTVADDGGSSGRLRSALDIPAPGDIRKVMAALSDVEPLVEEMFQFRFRQSVDLSGHSLGNLMLAALTEITGDFAHAVREMSRVLNIKGTVLPAANQIVTLHAELMDGTIVSGESKIPSYMQPIRRVYIDPPNARALQDSVKAIMAADVIMIGPGSLYTSILPNLLVTDIQKAVLDSKAKKLYICNLMTQAGETLDYTSADHVRVLYEHVGSSFLDGILLNMAQVPPKTAERYRLEKAAPVMFDVDRLTSLGLEVYREDIASIQEGSVRHEPKKVAEWLYNYALRH; this is encoded by the coding sequence ATGGAACGACTCACTCCCCAAAAGAAAGTTGTAATTATTGGAGGGGGCACAGGCCTGTCCACGCTGTTACGGGGACTGAAAGAATTGGATCTGGATTTAACTGCAGTGGTAACCGTTGCGGATGACGGCGGAAGCTCCGGCCGATTAAGGAGCGCATTGGATATACCGGCTCCGGGGGATATACGGAAAGTAATGGCGGCTTTGTCTGATGTGGAACCGCTTGTGGAAGAGATGTTCCAGTTTCGCTTCCGGCAATCCGTCGATCTCAGTGGTCATTCACTCGGCAATCTGATGCTCGCAGCATTGACTGAAATCACCGGCGATTTCGCCCATGCCGTGAGGGAGATGAGCCGTGTGCTGAACATCAAAGGGACAGTGCTGCCTGCTGCCAATCAGATTGTCACCTTACATGCAGAATTGATGGATGGCACGATTGTAAGCGGTGAATCCAAGATTCCGAGCTATATGCAGCCGATCAGACGGGTCTACATTGATCCGCCGAATGCCCGGGCACTTCAGGACTCTGTGAAAGCCATAATGGCGGCAGATGTAATCATGATTGGACCCGGATCCCTGTATACAAGTATTCTGCCAAATCTGCTTGTGACGGATATTCAAAAAGCGGTACTTGATTCAAAAGCAAAGAAGCTGTACATTTGTAATTTGATGACGCAAGCAGGGGAAACACTCGATTATACATCCGCCGATCATGTTCGGGTCCTTTATGAGCATGTCGGTTCCTCTTTTCTGGATGGCATTTTGCTGAACATGGCGCAAGTGCCGCCGAAAACGGCAGAACGCTACAGATTGGAAAAAGCGGCTCCAGTTATGTTTGATGTGGATCGGCTCACCAGTCTTGGTCTGGAAGTATACCGGGAAGACATCGCATCGATTCAGGAAGGGTCTGTCCGGCATGAACCAAAGAAAGTAGCAGAATGGCTGTACAATTATGCGCTCCGTCACTGA
- the whiA gene encoding DNA-binding protein WhiA gives MSFASETKKELTQVEADDCCGRAELSALIQMNGVLSFSDRKMSLDIQTENAAIARRIYTFLKRFYPYTVELLVRKKMRLKKNNVYICRLREGAKHVLQDLGILSDEFGFRRHIDPELIRKKCCKRAYLRGAFLAGGSVNNPETSSYHLEIYSLYKEHAEALAKLMNVFHLNSKTIERKKGFVTYLKEAEKIADFLSVAGAHMALLKFEDVRIIRDMRNSVNRLVNCETANLNKTIGAAIRQVENIRYIDDTIGIDQLPERLREIARLRVEYQDVTLKELGEMVSAGTVSKSGVNHRLRKIDEIAEALRRGEAVQR, from the coding sequence ATGTCGTTCGCTTCTGAGACAAAGAAAGAACTGACACAAGTGGAAGCAGATGATTGCTGTGGAAGAGCTGAGTTATCAGCGCTCATTCAAATGAACGGCGTGCTGTCTTTTTCAGATCGTAAGATGAGTCTGGATATTCAAACTGAAAATGCTGCGATTGCCCGTCGTATTTATACATTCCTGAAACGGTTTTATCCCTATACGGTAGAGTTGCTGGTTCGTAAGAAAATGCGGCTGAAAAAGAATAACGTCTATATTTGCCGACTGCGTGAGGGGGCGAAGCACGTACTTCAGGATTTAGGGATTCTTTCAGATGAATTCGGATTCCGGCGTCATATAGACCCTGAACTGATCCGCAAGAAATGCTGTAAGCGGGCTTATTTAAGGGGGGCTTTCCTTGCGGGCGGATCGGTCAATAATCCTGAAACGTCTTCTTATCATCTTGAGATTTACTCGCTGTATAAGGAACACGCAGAAGCATTGGCGAAGCTGATGAACGTGTTTCATCTGAATTCCAAAACCATTGAACGAAAGAAAGGCTTTGTGACTTACCTGAAAGAAGCAGAGAAAATAGCGGATTTTCTAAGCGTTGCAGGCGCTCACATGGCTCTTCTGAAATTTGAAGATGTACGCATTATCCGGGACATGCGGAACAGCGTGAACCGGCTTGTGAACTGTGAGACCGCAAATTTAAATAAGACAATCGGAGCAGCAATCCGTCAAGTGGAAAACATCCGTTACATCGACGATACAATCGGAATTGACCAGTTGCCGGAACGGCTCCGTGAAATTGCCCGGCTCCGTGTCGAGTATCAGGATGTCACCTTGAAGGAATTGGGGGAGATGGTATCGGCCGGAACCGTCAGTAAGTCCGGTGTTAATCACCGGCTTCGGAAAATTGATGAAATTGCAGAAGCGCTGAGACGGGGAGAAGCGGTTCAGCGCTGA
- a CDS encoding HPr family phosphocarrier protein has product MTEKQVTVQLKAGLQARQAALFVQEANRYNADVYLEKEEKKVNAKSIMGIMSLAISRGTEVIISADGSDEESAVEGLAALVENNG; this is encoded by the coding sequence ATGACAGAAAAACAAGTGACAGTCCAATTGAAGGCTGGTCTGCAGGCCAGACAGGCAGCGCTTTTTGTGCAGGAAGCAAACCGCTATAATGCGGATGTCTATCTGGAAAAAGAAGAGAAGAAAGTAAATGCAAAGAGCATTATGGGGATTATGAGTCTGGCCATCAGCCGAGGGACAGAAGTTATCATTTCGGCAGACGGTTCTGACGAAGAATCAGCGGTTGAGGGACTTGCAGCACTCGTAGAAAACAACGGCTGA
- the clpP gene encoding ATP-dependent Clp endopeptidase proteolytic subunit ClpP, whose translation MNLIPTVIEQTSRGERAYDIYSRLLKDRVIMLGSGIDDNVANSIVAQLLFLEAEDPEKEISIYINSPGGSITAGMAIYDTMQFIRPDVQTICIGMAASMGAFLLAAGTKGKRYALPNAEVMIHQPLGGAQGQATEIEIAAKRILFLREKLNQILSDRTGQPLEVISRDTDRDNFMTAERALEYGLVDQIITRNKLEDNK comes from the coding sequence ATGAATCTTATTCCTACAGTAATTGAACAGACAAGCCGCGGCGAGCGTGCATATGACATTTATTCACGTCTTCTGAAAGACCGCGTCATCATGCTTGGCAGCGGTATTGATGACAATGTGGCAAATTCAATTGTGGCACAGTTGCTGTTCCTTGAAGCAGAAGATCCGGAGAAAGAAATTTCGATTTATATTAACAGCCCTGGCGGCAGCATCACAGCCGGAATGGCTATTTATGATACCATGCAGTTCATCCGTCCGGACGTCCAGACAATCTGCATTGGTATGGCTGCTTCAATGGGCGCGTTCCTGCTGGCAGCCGGCACAAAAGGCAAGCGCTATGCACTGCCGAATGCGGAAGTCATGATCCATCAGCCACTCGGCGGCGCTCAAGGCCAGGCAACGGAAATTGAAATCGCAGCAAAACGAATTTTATTCCTGCGCGAAAAACTGAACCAGATCCTATCAGACCGTACAGGTCAGCCCCTTGAAGTGATTTCCCGCGATACAGACCGCGATAACTTCATGACAGCTGAGCGTGCACTTGAGTACGGACTTGTCGATCAGATTATTACACGCAATAAACTTGAAGACAATAAGTAA
- a CDS encoding glutaredoxin family protein: MLVFYTKKNCGLCEEAERMLELIKEDFPIEYRKVDIEQDEQLHEKYMLMIPVIEQEDKVLLYGNIGYVDLLEALKL, translated from the coding sequence ATGCTGGTGTTTTATACAAAAAAGAATTGCGGCTTGTGCGAAGAAGCGGAACGGATGCTGGAGCTGATCAAAGAAGATTTTCCAATTGAATACCGGAAAGTGGATATCGAACAGGATGAACAGCTGCACGAGAAATACATGCTGATGATTCCGGTTATTGAACAAGAAGACAAGGTGCTGCTGTACGGAAATATCGGCTATGTTGATTTGCTGGAGGCGCTAAAACTGTAA
- a CDS encoding sugar-binding transcriptional regulator: protein MNPVSDAQQKLLPEMTELLKKRYSILSAVQLEGPIGRRALSEMVRLTERDVRKETDILRNQNLLIIQNGGMAISQEGISVLERLKETMRQWSGLSDMESALETVLGISRVVIVPQDSDEIAAVQTQIGREAARYLESRFTEFKRIAVTGGSTMAAVADELKTEKPDSQLEFIAARGGLGEDVLHQANTIASAFAKKTGASCRTLYLPDHLSAEAYEMMMREPFIREMNTLYDKAEIIVHGIGDAQEMAARRRSTPEELKVILDGGAVGESFGYYFNESGEVVYRIRTVGIQLEQLKKVPVILAVAGGKTKAKAILSYMKHAPKQTILFTDEGAAEAMLKKYNLTGGNRHDFKISD from the coding sequence ATGAATCCTGTGTCTGATGCGCAACAGAAGTTGCTTCCCGAAATGACGGAGCTGCTGAAAAAAAGATATTCCATTTTAAGTGCCGTACAGCTGGAAGGCCCGATCGGCCGCCGGGCACTCAGTGAAATGGTCCGGCTGACTGAGCGTGATGTCCGGAAGGAAACTGATATTCTGCGGAATCAGAATCTCCTTATCATTCAAAATGGCGGCATGGCAATTTCACAAGAAGGCATCAGTGTTCTGGAGCGGCTGAAGGAAACGATGCGGCAATGGAGCGGGTTGTCTGACATGGAATCTGCGTTGGAAACTGTTCTTGGGATTTCACGGGTCGTAATCGTGCCACAGGACAGTGATGAAATCGCAGCGGTACAGACTCAGATCGGCCGTGAAGCCGCGCGGTATCTTGAAAGCCGGTTTACAGAGTTTAAACGCATTGCAGTCACTGGAGGAAGCACAATGGCTGCGGTAGCAGATGAACTGAAAACGGAAAAGCCGGACAGCCAGCTGGAATTCATCGCCGCCCGGGGTGGCCTCGGTGAAGATGTCCTGCACCAGGCCAATACGATTGCATCCGCTTTTGCCAAAAAAACAGGTGCTTCCTGCCGAACATTGTATTTGCCGGATCATCTCAGTGCCGAAGCCTATGAAATGATGATGCGTGAACCGTTTATCCGGGAAATGAATACCCTTTATGATAAAGCTGAAATCATTGTCCATGGAATCGGTGATGCACAGGAAATGGCCGCGCGGCGCCGATCAACTCCGGAAGAGCTGAAAGTGATTTTGGATGGCGGTGCAGTCGGGGAATCGTTCGGTTATTATTTCAACGAGTCCGGTGAAGTAGTTTACCGGATCCGTACAGTGGGTATTCAATTGGAGCAGCTCAAAAAAGTTCCGGTCATCCTGGCGGTGGCCGGCGGGAAAACGAAAGCGAAGGCTATTCTGTCTTATATGAAACACGCGCCAAAGCAAACCATTCTCTTTACAGATGAAGGTGCTGCTGAAGCAATGCTTAAAAAATATAATTTAACTGGAGGAAACAGACATGACTTTAAAATTAGCGATTAA